Proteins co-encoded in one Malus sylvestris chromosome 9, drMalSylv7.2, whole genome shotgun sequence genomic window:
- the LOC126581900 gene encoding aminopeptidase M1-like isoform X1: MEQKQSIQGFKGHARLPNFAIPKRYDLHLKLDLSSACAFSGVVEIHVSIVEETKFLILNALELDVHEVLFTSSHGQLYRPCDVVLDGDDESLVLVFDQALGVGEGVLGIEFSAVLNAHLKGFYKCTYMDGGEKKNMAVTQFEPVDARRCFPCWDEPALKATFKIAVDVPPELTALSNMPIINEKLDANVKTVYFEESPIMSTYLVAVVVGVFDYIEDTTSDGVLVRAYCPVGKSDKGEFALNVAVKTLDLFSKYFSTPYPLPKLDMVAVPEFSGGAMENYGLITYRENELLYDPLHSTTARKQTMAIVVAHEVAHQWFGNLVTMEWWSDLWLNEGFATWVSYMATDILFPEWKIWAQFLQQTTGGLVKDALEQSHPIQVEIDHARSILEVFDDISYKKGSAVIRMLQGYLGDDILQKSLSSYIKRFSGKNAKTEDLWSVLSEESGVKVSEMMDGWTKEKGYPVISVKAKDHILEFEQTQFLSSGSHGDGKWIVPITFSLGSYERRRNFLLETKSREVNISDLVNSSDNDLKDKEKYDEQLWVKVNIEQSGFYRVNYEDKLAARLRKAIEHNSLEATDKFGILDDAYALCETCEQSLSSLLSLMDAYRKEEEYIVVTKLIDVCYNVINISSEAIPDLANELKKFFISLLLFPAEKLGWESVPGENHFGALLRAEILQALVTFGHDKAQKDALDRFQTLLNDRNTPLLSADTRGAAYIAVMRNASSSNREGFESLLNFYREANTVQEKERILRFLASSPDPDTILEVLNFFLSEEVRDQDIIYGLFGISSECRETAWRWLKENWDLILTKYGAGMLLTHFVKDIVTPLCSNEKADEVEEFFASRAHPAISMTLEQSIAQVRIKARWVEHMRQEQSLEGQVRELAGKK; encoded by the exons ATGGAGCAGAAGCAAAGCATACAAGGATTCAAGGGCCACGCAAGGTTGCCAAATTTTGCAATTCCGAAACGCTACGATCTTCATCTCAAGCTTGATCTCTCGTCAGCATGCGCCTTCTCCGGCGTTGTGGAGATTCACGTTAGCATAGTCGAGGAGACCAAGTTTCTTATCTTGAACGCTCTTGAACTTGATGTTCATGAAGTCTTGTTCACCAGCTCTCATGGCCAA CTTTACCGCCCGTGTGATGTTGTTTTGGACGGTGATGATGAATCTCTTGTTTTGGTGTTTGATCAAGCACTTGGTGTTGGTGAAGGAGTTCTGGGGATTGAGTTCTCTGCAGTCCTTAACGCGCACTTGAAAGGGTTCTATAAATG CACTTATATGGATGGAggagagaagaagaatatgGCAGTTACTCAATTCGAACCTGTGGATGCACGGCGGTGCTTTCCATGTTGGGACGAACCTGCCCTCAAG GCCACCTTCAAGATAGCAGTAGATGTACCGCCGGAGCTGACAGCTTTGTCCAATATGCCAATTATCAATGAGAAGCTTGATGCAAATGTTAAGACTGTTTATTTTGAGGAGTCTCCTATCATGTCAACTTATTTAGTGGCTGTTGTTGTTGGCGTGTTCGATTATATTGAAGACACAACATCCGACG GGGTACTGGTTCGTGCATATTGCCCTGTTGGGAAGAGTGACAAAGGGGAGTTTGCTCTTAATGTCGCTGTTAAGACGCTCGATCTTTTCTCCAA ATACTTTTCAACGCCGTACCCTCTCCCCAAACTCGATATGGTTGCAGTTCCTGAATTTTCTGGTGGGGCAATGGAGAATTATGGTTTGATCACATACCGTGAAAATGAACTGCTTTACGATCCTTTGCATTCCACAACAGCAAGGAAGCAGACA ATGGCAATTGTTGTAGCGCACGAAGTAGCACATCAGTGGTTTGGCAACCTGGTGACGATGGAATGGTGGTCCGATTTGTGGCTTAATGAGGGTTTTGCAACATGG GTAAGTTATATGGCCACAGATATTTTATTTCCTGAGTGGAAAATATGGGCtcaatttcttcaacaaacTACTGGCGGCCTAGTTAAGGATGCACTGGAGCAGTCACATCCAATTCAG GTGGAAATAGACCATGCTCGCTCAATTCTTGAAGTCTTTGATGATATCAGCTATAAAAAGGGATCAGCTGTTATTCGAATGCTGCAGGGTTATCTTGGGGATGACATATTGCAG AAATCGTTAAGTTCCTACATTAAAAGATTTTCTGGCAAAAATGCGAAGACAGAAGATTTATGGAGTGTTCTTTCGGAGGAATCTGGTGTCAAAGTCAGTGAAATGATGGATGGTTGGACAAAGGAAAAAGGATATCCTGTTATCTCCGTAAAAGCCAAAGATCATATTTTGGAATTTGAGCAG ACACAGTTTTTGTCATCCGGTTCGCATGGTGATGGGAAATGGATTGTTCCAATAACTTTTTCACTTGGTTCGTATGAGAGGCGCAGGAATTTCCTTTTGGAAACAAAGTCCAGAGAAGTGAACATATCAGATCTTGTTAATTCATCTGATAATGATCTAAAGGATAAAGAGAAATATGATGAACAACTGTGGGTCAAGGTTAACATCGAGCAGAGCGGTTTCTATAGGGTCAATTATGAAGATAAGCTTGCAGCTCGGCTTAGGAAGGCTATTGAGCATAATAGCTTAGAAGCAACTGACAAATTCG GCATTCTGGATGATGCATATGCTCTTTGTGAAACTTGTGAACAATCACTTTCATCTTTGCTTTCCTTGATGGATGCatacagaaaagaagaagagtaTATTGTCGTAACAAAATTGATAGAT GTTTGTTATAATGTCATTAATATTTCAAGTGAGGCCATCCCAGATTTGGCAAATGAGTTGAAAAAGTTCTTCATTAGTCTCCTCCTGTTTCCAGCAGA AAAACTTGGTTGGGAATCAGTACCAGGAGAGAATCACTTCGGTGCACTTCTGAGAGCAGAAATCTTGCAAGCTTTGGTTACATTTGGCCATGATAAAGCTCAAAAAGATGCATTAGACCGATTTCAGACATTATTGAATGATAGAAACACTCCGCTTCTTTCAGCTGATACGAGAGGG GCTGCTTACATTGCCGTGATGAGAAATGCTAGCAGCTCCAATAGAGAAGGTTTCGAGTCCCTATTAAATTTTTACAGAGAAGCGAATACAGTGCAAGAGAAGGAAAGGATTCTAC GGTTTTTGGCGTCTTCTCCAGACCCAGATACAATTCTGGAGGTTCTGAACTTTTTCTTATCCGAAGAG GTTCGAGATCAAGATATTATATATGGACTTTTTGGTATAAGCTCAGAATGCCGCGAAACAGCGTGGAGGTGGTTAAAG GAGAATTGGGACCTGATCCTGACCAAATACGGCGCTGGGATGCTGCTCACCCATTTCGTAAAAGACATTGTGACACCG CTTTGCAGCAACGAAAAAGCTGATGAGGTTGAAGAATTTTTCGCTAGCCGGGCGCATCCTGCAATTTCCATGACTTTGGAGCAAAGCATTGCGCAAGTCCGAATCAAGGCGAGGTGGGTTGAACACATGAGGCAAGAGCAATCCCTTGAAGGGCAAGTCAGAGAACTAGCAGGCAAGAAATGA
- the LOC126581900 gene encoding aminopeptidase M1-like isoform X2: MEQKQSIQGFKGHARLPNFAIPKRYDLHLKLDLSSACAFSGVVEIHVSIVEETKFLILNALELDVHEVLFTSSHGQLYRPCDVVLDGDDESLVLVFDQALGVGEGVLGIEFSAVLNAHLKGFYKCTYMDGGEKKNMAVTQFEPVDARRCFPCWDEPALKATFKIAVDVPPELTALSNMPIINEKLDANVKTVYFEESPIMSTYLVAVVVGVFDYIEDTTSDGVLVRAYCPVGKSDKGEFALNVAVKTLDLFSKYFSTPYPLPKLDMVAVPEFSGGAMENYGLITYRENELLYDPLHSTTARKQTMAIVVAHEVAHQWFGNLVTMEWWSDLWLNEGFATWVSYMATDILFPEWKIWAQFLQQTTGGLVKDALEQSHPIQVEIDHARSILEVFDDISYKKGSAVIRMLQGYLGDDILQTEDLWSVLSEESGVKVSEMMDGWTKEKGYPVISVKAKDHILEFEQTQFLSSGSHGDGKWIVPITFSLGSYERRRNFLLETKSREVNISDLVNSSDNDLKDKEKYDEQLWVKVNIEQSGFYRVNYEDKLAARLRKAIEHNSLEATDKFGILDDAYALCETCEQSLSSLLSLMDAYRKEEEYIVVTKLIDVCYNVINISSEAIPDLANELKKFFISLLLFPAEKLGWESVPGENHFGALLRAEILQALVTFGHDKAQKDALDRFQTLLNDRNTPLLSADTRGAAYIAVMRNASSSNREGFESLLNFYREANTVQEKERILRFLASSPDPDTILEVLNFFLSEEVRDQDIIYGLFGISSECRETAWRWLKENWDLILTKYGAGMLLTHFVKDIVTPLCSNEKADEVEEFFASRAHPAISMTLEQSIAQVRIKARWVEHMRQEQSLEGQVRELAGKK, from the exons ATGGAGCAGAAGCAAAGCATACAAGGATTCAAGGGCCACGCAAGGTTGCCAAATTTTGCAATTCCGAAACGCTACGATCTTCATCTCAAGCTTGATCTCTCGTCAGCATGCGCCTTCTCCGGCGTTGTGGAGATTCACGTTAGCATAGTCGAGGAGACCAAGTTTCTTATCTTGAACGCTCTTGAACTTGATGTTCATGAAGTCTTGTTCACCAGCTCTCATGGCCAA CTTTACCGCCCGTGTGATGTTGTTTTGGACGGTGATGATGAATCTCTTGTTTTGGTGTTTGATCAAGCACTTGGTGTTGGTGAAGGAGTTCTGGGGATTGAGTTCTCTGCAGTCCTTAACGCGCACTTGAAAGGGTTCTATAAATG CACTTATATGGATGGAggagagaagaagaatatgGCAGTTACTCAATTCGAACCTGTGGATGCACGGCGGTGCTTTCCATGTTGGGACGAACCTGCCCTCAAG GCCACCTTCAAGATAGCAGTAGATGTACCGCCGGAGCTGACAGCTTTGTCCAATATGCCAATTATCAATGAGAAGCTTGATGCAAATGTTAAGACTGTTTATTTTGAGGAGTCTCCTATCATGTCAACTTATTTAGTGGCTGTTGTTGTTGGCGTGTTCGATTATATTGAAGACACAACATCCGACG GGGTACTGGTTCGTGCATATTGCCCTGTTGGGAAGAGTGACAAAGGGGAGTTTGCTCTTAATGTCGCTGTTAAGACGCTCGATCTTTTCTCCAA ATACTTTTCAACGCCGTACCCTCTCCCCAAACTCGATATGGTTGCAGTTCCTGAATTTTCTGGTGGGGCAATGGAGAATTATGGTTTGATCACATACCGTGAAAATGAACTGCTTTACGATCCTTTGCATTCCACAACAGCAAGGAAGCAGACA ATGGCAATTGTTGTAGCGCACGAAGTAGCACATCAGTGGTTTGGCAACCTGGTGACGATGGAATGGTGGTCCGATTTGTGGCTTAATGAGGGTTTTGCAACATGG GTAAGTTATATGGCCACAGATATTTTATTTCCTGAGTGGAAAATATGGGCtcaatttcttcaacaaacTACTGGCGGCCTAGTTAAGGATGCACTGGAGCAGTCACATCCAATTCAG GTGGAAATAGACCATGCTCGCTCAATTCTTGAAGTCTTTGATGATATCAGCTATAAAAAGGGATCAGCTGTTATTCGAATGCTGCAGGGTTATCTTGGGGATGACATATTGCAG ACAGAAGATTTATGGAGTGTTCTTTCGGAGGAATCTGGTGTCAAAGTCAGTGAAATGATGGATGGTTGGACAAAGGAAAAAGGATATCCTGTTATCTCCGTAAAAGCCAAAGATCATATTTTGGAATTTGAGCAG ACACAGTTTTTGTCATCCGGTTCGCATGGTGATGGGAAATGGATTGTTCCAATAACTTTTTCACTTGGTTCGTATGAGAGGCGCAGGAATTTCCTTTTGGAAACAAAGTCCAGAGAAGTGAACATATCAGATCTTGTTAATTCATCTGATAATGATCTAAAGGATAAAGAGAAATATGATGAACAACTGTGGGTCAAGGTTAACATCGAGCAGAGCGGTTTCTATAGGGTCAATTATGAAGATAAGCTTGCAGCTCGGCTTAGGAAGGCTATTGAGCATAATAGCTTAGAAGCAACTGACAAATTCG GCATTCTGGATGATGCATATGCTCTTTGTGAAACTTGTGAACAATCACTTTCATCTTTGCTTTCCTTGATGGATGCatacagaaaagaagaagagtaTATTGTCGTAACAAAATTGATAGAT GTTTGTTATAATGTCATTAATATTTCAAGTGAGGCCATCCCAGATTTGGCAAATGAGTTGAAAAAGTTCTTCATTAGTCTCCTCCTGTTTCCAGCAGA AAAACTTGGTTGGGAATCAGTACCAGGAGAGAATCACTTCGGTGCACTTCTGAGAGCAGAAATCTTGCAAGCTTTGGTTACATTTGGCCATGATAAAGCTCAAAAAGATGCATTAGACCGATTTCAGACATTATTGAATGATAGAAACACTCCGCTTCTTTCAGCTGATACGAGAGGG GCTGCTTACATTGCCGTGATGAGAAATGCTAGCAGCTCCAATAGAGAAGGTTTCGAGTCCCTATTAAATTTTTACAGAGAAGCGAATACAGTGCAAGAGAAGGAAAGGATTCTAC GGTTTTTGGCGTCTTCTCCAGACCCAGATACAATTCTGGAGGTTCTGAACTTTTTCTTATCCGAAGAG GTTCGAGATCAAGATATTATATATGGACTTTTTGGTATAAGCTCAGAATGCCGCGAAACAGCGTGGAGGTGGTTAAAG GAGAATTGGGACCTGATCCTGACCAAATACGGCGCTGGGATGCTGCTCACCCATTTCGTAAAAGACATTGTGACACCG CTTTGCAGCAACGAAAAAGCTGATGAGGTTGAAGAATTTTTCGCTAGCCGGGCGCATCCTGCAATTTCCATGACTTTGGAGCAAAGCATTGCGCAAGTCCGAATCAAGGCGAGGTGGGTTGAACACATGAGGCAAGAGCAATCCCTTGAAGGGCAAGTCAGAGAACTAGCAGGCAAGAAATGA
- the LOC126581903 gene encoding uncharacterized protein LOC126581903 gives MDEEENMSPPSWLQASDSFRQSNHRRRLGRSSSSVFFSSGAFIFALLAVAVVFIFFIIPSLLSFTSQIFRPHLVKKSWDSLNFVLVLFAIVCGFLSRGTGNDNNVSSPTSYDASSPQKLEKSNPSTPRQWYDQYSDRTVYNQTTGASTMNRRVRTSSSYPDLRQQESSWNVVRDERWRSYDDTHVAGYRVSDSDQQNQVHRRHRSWHEEPAQFLAREEPFLAQEQVGRVLRTKNIPADTFVIRTEQASSSNAQIPANQSDPQPPSPPRTQSPPPPPLPRKTKRMYQAIGEEEKSNAADNLEVKKNLPPPPAPPLPPPSPPLWMSKEAENKKTSAGKYAKKKGVATTKEFLITSLRRNKKKQRQKSVENFETLLASASSAALSLLPPPSPPPPPPPLPPPSVFHNLFSSKKSNKHKKIIHSIPQPPSPPPPRRVTSTARLSKTKTQVWPTTTTQKPPQPVKVSRFSNADDENANSGGESPLIGIPPPPPLPPFRMPVMKYKVHGDFVRIKSNDSSRSGSPDLDDSDQDSVPSPTTEAGSRTPLESRESPTKAMFCRSPDVNTKADTFIARFRAGLKLEKMNSVRARSNLGPNSSEGEEGPSY, from the coding sequence ATGGATGAAGAGGAAAACATGTCGCCaccctcttggctccaagcctCCGACTCTTTCCGGCAATCCAACCATCGCCGCCGCCTCGGCCGCTCCTCCTCTTCTGTTTTCTTCAGCTCCGGCGCTTTCATTTTCGCCTTGCTTGCTGTAGCTGTtgtgtttattttcttcatAATCCCATCACTTTTGTCCTTCACTTCTCAAATTTTCAGGCCGCATTTGGTAAAAAAAAGTTGGGATTCTCTCAATTTCGTCCTCGTACTCTTCGCAATTGTTTGCGGATTTCTGAGCAGAGGCACCGGCAACGACAACAACGTTAGCAGTCCCACGTCGTACGATGCTTCTTCTCCACAAAAGCTTGAGAAGTCAAACCCATCAACCCCACGTCAGTGGTACGATCAGTATTCCGATCGGACGGTCTATAATCAAACCACTGGTGCTAGTACGATGAACAGACGAGTGAGGACCAGCAGCTCGTACCCGGATCTACGCCAACAGGAATCTTCGTGGAATGTCGTTAGGGACGAACGGTGGCGATCCTACGACGATACCCATGTGGCCGGTTATCGGGTTTCGGATTCAGATCAGCAGAATCAGGTCCACCGCCGTCACCGGTCGTGGCATGAAGAACCGGCGCAGTTTCTAGCACGTGAAGAACCGTTTCTAGCACAAGAACAAGTAGGACGTGTACTACGGACCAAGAATATACCGGCGGACACTTTTGTGATCCGTACGGAGCAAGCTAGTTCTTCAAACGCACAAATTCCGGCTAATCAATCCGATCCTCAGCCGCCATCTCCGCCGCGGACACAATCTCCGCCACCTCCTCCGCTGCCGCGCAAGACAAAGAGGATGTACCAAGCTAttggagaggaagaaaaatcGAATGCTGCTGACAATTTGGAAGTGAAGAAAAATTTGCCCCCACCGCCTGCTCCGCCTTTACCTCCGCCATCACCACCGCTGTGGATGTCGAAGGAGGCTGAGAACAAGAAAACGTCTGCCGGGAAATATGCGAAGAAGAAGGGAGTTGCTACCACTAAAGAGTTCTTGATCACGTCATTAAGGAGGAATAAGAAGAAGCAGAGACAAAAGAGCGTCGAAAATTTTGAGACTCTCCTCGCTTCTGCTTCTTCGGCTGCTTTGTCTTTACTTCCGCCGCCCTCACCGCCGCCTCCTCCGCCACCGCTACCGCCGCCTTCGGTTTTTCACAACTTGTTTTCTTCAAAGAAATCCAACAAACACAAGAAAATTATTCACTCAATTCCACAACCGCCATCGCCACCGCCGCCGCGGCGGGTCACTTCCACCGCGCGTTTATcgaaaaccaaaacccaagtgTGGCCCACGACGACGACCCAAAAACCACCACAGCCAGTCAAGGTTAGTAGGTTCAGCAATGCGGATGATGAGAATGCTAACAGTGGTGGGGAGTCGCCATTGATTGGAATACCGCCGCCACCGCCGCTACCGCCATTTAGAATGCCGGTTATGAAATACAAGGTGCACGGGGACTTTGTTAGGATCAAAAGCAACGACAGTTCACGCAGCGGCTCGCCGGATTTGGACGATAGTGATCAGGATTCAGTTCCATCGCCGACCACGGAAGCTGGTAGTAGAACTCCACTGGAGAGCAGAGAGTCGCCGACGAAAGCTATGTTCTGTCGGAGCCCGGACGTAAACACCAAAGCTGATACCTTCATTGCAAGGTTCAGAGCTGGtttgaagttggagaagatgaatTCTGTGAGGGCAAGGTCCAATCTAGGCCCAAATTCAagtgaaggagaagaaggccCAAGTTACTAA
- the LOC126581916 gene encoding 60S ribosomal protein L18a-like protein, with protein sequence MDQRISTDVVNHRNGDYAPIRDQEDPKLGMFDKRLPCFGCGIGWFSLLLGFVFPVMWYYAAFLYLAKHYQKDPRERIGLEASAVAALICTVAVLITIGVFVIKALFH encoded by the exons ATGGATCAGA GGATCTCAACAGATGTAGTGAACCATAGAAATGGTGACTATGCTCCCATCCGTGATCAAGAGGACCCGAAATTGGGAATGTTTGACAAACGTCTTCCTTGCTTTGGCTGTGGAATTGGATGGTTTTC CCTTCTGCTTGGATTTGTATTTCCAGTGATGTGGTACTATGCTGCATTTCTTTACTTGGCGAAGCATTATCAGAAAGACCCAAGGGAACGAATTGGACTTGAAGCATCGGCAGTAGCA GCTTTGATATGTACAGTTGCGGTGCTAATAACGATTGGCGTCTTTGTTATCAAGGCTTTGTTTCACTAG